Proteins found in one Abyssibius alkaniclasticus genomic segment:
- a CDS encoding 2-dehydro-3-deoxygalactonokinase → MVQLQSGNLTDARLIGVDWGTSSFRAYLLNDNGELLDRVSSPSGILNVPDRNFAAILDRNCGQWPNVPTLMCGMIGSRNGWIEADYLSGLTGASELAAQLKEIENTNIRIVPGISGQDFSGGPDVMRGEETLLVGALALGAPRDGLICLPGTHSKWVNLVSGRIAGFSTYLTGEVFALMRDRSILSPLMEENAIVWDRPQQNAFVEGVEMARDSTGLLHQLFSLRARVLTGHPAASDLVARLSGLMIGAELLSIKPDNGTASVSLITSGAIGERYRMALEHLDIGVIEYDAELCCQRGLHDIALAAQLPAFRQTGG, encoded by the coding sequence ATGGTTCAATTGCAGAGTGGTAATCTGACCGATGCACGACTTATCGGAGTCGATTGGGGCACCTCGTCGTTCCGCGCCTATTTATTGAATGATAATGGCGAGTTACTGGATCGAGTCAGTTCACCTTCCGGTATTCTGAATGTCCCTGATCGCAATTTCGCCGCTATTCTGGACAGAAATTGCGGCCAGTGGCCGAACGTGCCAACACTCATGTGTGGCATGATCGGCAGTCGTAACGGTTGGATTGAAGCGGACTATCTTTCTGGTCTGACAGGGGCGAGCGAGCTAGCTGCTCAACTCAAAGAAATAGAAAATACCAATATTCGCATTGTTCCCGGCATCTCGGGGCAAGATTTTTCCGGTGGTCCGGATGTGATGCGCGGCGAGGAAACGCTTCTTGTCGGAGCGCTTGCATTGGGCGCGCCGCGTGATGGATTAATTTGCTTGCCCGGCACGCATTCCAAATGGGTCAATCTTGTATCCGGGCGAATTGCTGGTTTTTCCACCTATCTGACAGGCGAGGTTTTTGCGCTCATGCGTGATCGTTCAATTTTGTCGCCCCTAATGGAAGAAAATGCCATTGTGTGGGACCGTCCGCAGCAAAACGCTTTTGTCGAAGGCGTTGAAATGGCGCGAGATAGCACCGGCTTATTGCATCAGCTCTTCTCGCTGCGCGCGCGGGTTCTGACAGGGCACCCCGCTGCCTCTGATCTGGTCGCGCGACTTTCTGGCCTTATGATCGGCGCCGAGTTGTTGTCGATAAAACCCGACAACGGAACCGCATCAGTAAGCCTCATAACGTCAGGTGCAATCGGTGAACGCTACCGCATGGCACTGGAGCATCTGGATATTGGTGTTATCGAATACGATGCGGAACTGTGTTGCCAGCGTGGCTTGCATGACATTGCCCTTGCTGCCCAGCTACCGGCGTTTCGGCAAACGGGCGGATAG
- a CDS encoding M24 family metallopeptidase has product MTNIGRIADLLVETGADWAVLTGADSICFALGHIVPIEIGQSPFSGGPSVAFIGRDGCAGLVCPNTDAAQGVGFEEISYAGFANAVTDQVANYRSAVQQMIRQLGFTGQFGFEATSFPYILRDLLPGVPTPIDLSMARLRAVKSAAECARMTVSAQVAAIGQMEARKLSQPGSDEMAVFGAVRSKMEQAAGQRIAFAGEYITGIGRSAQLGEAIAPRRIETGDPVICDLAPRVNGYWGDSCTAFIAGGAPSDAYRAMYSAARETLDLAISELRPGLRVCDFDATLRTHMKGLGYAYPHHSGHGIGASVHEFPRLVPDETALFEENMFIMVEPGSYAPDIGGVRCEFMLRVTGTGCEIVAPFEMSCE; this is encoded by the coding sequence ATGACAAATATTGGCAGGATTGCTGACTTACTTGTTGAAACCGGTGCGGATTGGGCGGTGTTGACGGGGGCAGATAGTATTTGTTTCGCACTTGGCCACATTGTCCCGATTGAGATTGGCCAGTCCCCCTTTTCAGGCGGGCCAAGCGTGGCATTCATTGGTCGAGATGGTTGCGCGGGTTTGGTTTGCCCAAATACTGATGCCGCACAGGGAGTTGGATTCGAAGAGATCAGTTACGCAGGATTTGCCAACGCTGTAACCGATCAAGTCGCAAACTATCGATCCGCAGTGCAGCAGATGATCCGTCAACTCGGATTTACGGGTCAGTTTGGTTTCGAAGCAACAAGTTTCCCCTATATTTTACGCGATTTGTTGCCGGGTGTCCCAACCCCGATAGACTTGTCGATGGCACGGCTGCGAGCGGTAAAATCAGCAGCCGAGTGCGCGCGGATGACCGTTTCGGCGCAAGTCGCCGCGATTGGGCAAATGGAGGCCCGTAAATTATCGCAACCCGGATCTGACGAGATGGCGGTTTTCGGTGCTGTGCGAAGTAAAATGGAACAGGCCGCCGGACAACGCATCGCATTTGCCGGCGAGTATATAACCGGCATTGGGCGTTCGGCGCAGTTGGGCGAGGCAATTGCCCCGCGGCGGATTGAAACGGGTGATCCGGTCATTTGTGATCTGGCACCAAGGGTGAATGGATATTGGGGCGATAGCTGCACGGCATTCATTGCAGGTGGCGCACCATCTGATGCTTATCGGGCAATGTATTCAGCCGCGCGTGAAACACTGGATCTGGCCATTTCCGAACTACGCCCTGGCCTTCGAGTTTGTGATTTTGATGCAACACTACGCACCCATATGAAAGGTCTGGGCTATGCGTATCCGCACCATTCCGGTCATGGCATTGGCGCATCTGTTCATGAATTTCCGAGACTCGTGCCAGATGAAACCGCTTTGTTTGAGGAAAACATGTTCATCATGGTCGAACCTGGTAGTTATGCGCCAGACATTGGGGGCGTGCGATGTGAGTTCATGTTGAGGGTGACCGGCACCGGATGCGAGATCGTGGCGCCATTCGAAATGAGCTGTGAATGA